CCGAAGAGCAGGCCCAGCCTGACCCCAGGAGGGGATGCTCAGCAAATCCTGTGGGGCTGAGGTCGCCCCAGAGGCCACCTTCCACATCTCTGAAGACATGCTCACCACATGGGTTCCCGGGACTCTTACTTACTTTTTGGAGTAAAAAGCATCTTCTTCTTTTACTTCAGTAACTACTACTTTGGGCGGCTCGTCATTCTCTTCTTCATCTCCGccttttataaaaacaacacTAACTCAGTAAAATTCAAATCAAGAGCTTAAAAATGTCACAAAAGAAGTTATCCATCCCCTAACACCTCAACCTAAAAATTCCCTGTAAGCTGACGCAGAAATCGAAAGCACACATCTAACTGGGGAAGATTCACTGGATTTTAATCATTTTGTGAAAAATTAGGATAATTTTTAATGGGAACATGCTTCTCTCTTCTAAATGTTAATTTGTAGAAAGCCCTAGAATGAAAAATTGTCGATGCTTATGATTCGGTGCAccaattttaacagaaaaataaacacccaCACAGACTCAAGATCACCCACTGGAAAAGGAAAATCTCAGACAGGCTTCTAAACACCTTCATCCCCAGATCTCCTGTGACACTGTGTGTGTCATGCTGAGGAATAATCAGTCTCCGCGATGGCCAAAGAAGAGGAGGACAATAAAGCTGGTTACAGGGCAGGCTGTCAGAGAAACCACCCCGAAGCGTGAGCAAGCTGCTTCTGCGAGGCCCCGTGTCTGGAGGCTCAGGCACCAGgtgccctcccagccccagccccagccccaggggagaTCTAGGACACGATGATGCAAACAATGATCCTCCGGAGAAAGATGGTCTCAGGACACACACTAAATTAAACAGCAACTCTCAGAAAAACAATTCTGGTGCCCCAACAAGTCAAAGTGACCACATTTAAATTCCCAAGAAGGCAGCCGTGAGCGAGGCTCTCCAGGGCAGGTCCAGGCAGCAAGACTCAAACAAGCTCACGGGCTCTCTCTCGCAGGGAGAGGTGCAGCGGCCACCAGACAAGCAGAAGGGGCTCTGCTGCTGGGCATCTGGCATCGTGCGGGGACCGAGCTTCACTCATGTCCCTCCCACAGGCAGCCTCGCCGTTCCTGGGACCGCTCTAGGAGCAGGACCACTCTCCATCGGTCGCATTTAgggcagagaaataaaaagggagatCTTTAGCCTATGCTTTGCTCTGGAGGGCCCTTGCCTGAGGATGGACTCGAAGGAATGGAAGTTACCCTCCCAGGAGAAAAGAGCCGGTTTCTTTCGTTCTCAAGTACTGAGAAGTGAACACCTCCTTCGAGACGTACTTTTTAACTGCTCACAAATAAGTGTCTTCACACAATGTGTTCACAACCACAATGGGATGAGGACAGACTAGGCCATTAACCCCTCTTTTCAAAGAGCTAAGAACAGGTAGTGAAGGGCCTGTGACTCAGGCCTGGTTTGGGGCACTGACGCCACCCAAGGTGGATGCTTCTGGAAAGGTGGCTGCAGTCTAGACACATTGAGGGAAACCCCCGCCAATTTGTTCCTGGGGCTATGCAAAGTCTACCTTCTTTATTCACAGTAGAGTACTATTTTGCCATGAGACTTCACCTATGATTAAATCTCCCAAATACAAGACATGCCACGGACACTGATGAGCAATTCTTTCAGTAAGACACAATTCTCAAGCACTGttaatttactgaatttttttatgtGCGTTTAATACTTTTCAAAGTCACTGTGTCTGATATggttatattctttttatttttatattctcaatCCTTACAGTAGCCCTGCAAAATAGGTCTTACTCCACTTTACAAAGAGGGAAACAACAGACTCAAAAGCAGCTGATCAACTGTGTCCAAGATCATATCCGGGAAACGACATGAGTCACAGCGTGAATATAGATCCACCTGATTCACAAATCTACATTCGTGCCGCTAAACCCGAAACTCAGATCCAAGACAGACTTAGGAGGATAAACTTTATTATTACCTTTGTATTCGCTACTGCCGCCTTCAGCCTGTACCTCCAACATTTTCGTGGAAAATGGTGAAGACACCGGTTTATTCTGGGTAAGCTCTTTGCCAAATAAACTGGAGTTTCCAGAAGAAAACGAAAATGCAGTCAGGGGACCGGAGTTTAAAGAGCCCAAGACAGAACTGTCGATCTTCTTGCCGAAGTTAAACGAGGCCCCCGCGGCTCCTCCGGGCGGGTCCGGTGGCTTCTCAGCAGTGTCCTCCACCTTGTTGCCCGCAAACGCCAATGTCGAGTCTCGCTGCAGTTCTGCTGCCCCGAACGGGGAAGGAGACTGGGTCACAAGCGGCATTTTCTTGGCTTCACTTTCAGAGCGCCTGCTGCCGCTACCCCCGAGCTGCTGTTCGATACCAGTGAGGTATTTCTCGTAGTCCTTAAAGATGGGCGTCAGGTCGCACAGGGGGTTCGTGTTCACGTGCTTCGCGATCCAATCCCGGACGGAACAGTTTAAGGCAGCCAGCTGCTTGTGATAGACGTCCCGGGGGCAGGCCGCGCTAGAGGTAAGGCCGGAGGAGGAGGGCTGCTGACTGTCACCATTAGTTTTGGGAGTTAAGATCTTTTTATCGACCAAGGAGGTAGGACCATTTGCAGCAACAGATCCTATAGGGAATTAAAAGTTTGAAGAGTTTACTGAGAAGCTGATTTGATAATATCACCTGGATTTTTATGCTGTCTTCATACTTTCTGCTTTTATTGTATCCTGTATTTTTGTGACAGTTCAAGAAGTATGTGCACATCTAATATTTAGGAACCGGTGATCACAAAAATCAAACTTTATACAAGAACACGGTCTATGATGTGcttgcattaaaaataatcttttctttgaaaaggAGGCCCGCTTCCCCCAGAACTGTCCCAATAGTTAGTATAAAACTTAATCCCCAAGGTTGTAGGGATGAACATATATTAATGCAGTTAAAATCTTAACAGAAAGTGCTGGCTTAATCACATTACACATTCTgcctcattaaaacaaaacagtgtaCATTCAGAACAGCTAAGTACAATCCAACCAGCCAGGATCACTTCCCGAAAACCAAAGACTGGAGCCCATGATTCCATTCTCTGCTGCTAATCCCAACAGTTCTTGACCAATTCTCTCAAAACAGGATCAGGCAGTCACCACACCCCGGGTGACATATATCTAGAGTGGAGGACCGTAAGTTCCTAGTAGGTGTGGGCCACACGGAAAGTCCCTCGTACACAGAGAATGAATGAGCACATGGGAAGGCAGGTCTTTACGGAGGGTCCACTAAGAGCTTCCTCTTCTCCTCTGACCCCGTAGGTCAGTTCTCAGGGTCATTCTCCTTTCACAGTTGAAGATTTGGAGGCTCAGAGGCTAATAAGGAACTTTACCAGGGTTGCAGAGCCAGTGACTGGCGGAGCTGAGAACCTGGGTCTATTTTGGCTCAAAAGCCTGTGCTCTACTCACTTACTCTGCAAAGAGCCAACATCTCTCTAACTTCCATCCCTTTCAGTATTGCCCTGTTTCTGCTCATGgagtcccaggacccaggatcaagTACAAGGAAAACATCTTTGCAATGTTATTTTTCAGATCATCTGTACACagatgtgagcagggggaggagaaccTACTCACCAAAGGCTGCCTTGCTCTCCGCTGTCCTGGCGCTGGAGAAGGGAGGGGCGCTGCTTATGCCGCTTCCGTTAGACAGTCCTTCCAAAGGCTTCCCTCCAGCACCATTACCAAATCCAGAAAACCCTCCTCCTCCAGAAGGTACAACCAAACCTTTAAAACCTTTAAAGGCCCCTCCACTATCCGACTGAAACATAAAGAAAGAGCACACATTAGAGGACTCTGTTTCATAACCAGGTAAGCAAGTGCGTGACAATACCACGTTGGCTGAGTAGCACCAGAAGCTTACGGGACCAGCactggaggaaaaggagaagcaggtgcAGAGACGGGACATGAGACCGACTTTATTCACAGCGACAGCTCTGCAGTCCGA
The sequence above is drawn from the Neomonachus schauinslandi chromosome 5, ASM220157v2, whole genome shotgun sequence genome and encodes:
- the NUP50 gene encoding nuclear pore complex protein Nup50 isoform X2; the protein is MAKRIAEKELTDRNWDQEDEAEESDSGGAFKGFKGLVVPSGGGGFSGFGNGAGGKPLEGLSNGSGISSAPPFSSARTAESKAAFGSVAANGPTSLVDKKILTPKTNGDSQQPSSSGLTSSAACPRDVYHKQLAALNCSVRDWIAKHVNTNPLCDLTPIFKDYEKYLTGIEQQLGGSGSRRSESEAKKMPLVTQSPSPFGAAELQRDSTLAFAGNKVEDTAEKPPDPPGGAAGASFNFGKKIDSSVLGSLNSGPLTAFSFSSGNSSLFGKELTQNKPVSSPFSTKMLEVQAEGGSSEYKGGDEEENDEPPKVVVTEVKEEDAFYSKKCKLFYKKDNEFKEKGVGTLHLKPTANQKTQLLVRADTNLGNILLNVLIPPNMPCSRTGKNNVLIVCVPNPPVDEKNATIPVTMLIRVKTGEDADELHKILLEKKDA
- the NUP50 gene encoding nuclear pore complex protein Nup50 isoform X1, whose product is MAKRIAEKELTDRNWDQEDEAEEVGTFSVASEEVLKNRAIKKAKRRNVGFESDSGGAFKGFKGLVVPSGGGGFSGFGNGAGGKPLEGLSNGSGISSAPPFSSARTAESKAAFGSVAANGPTSLVDKKILTPKTNGDSQQPSSSGLTSSAACPRDVYHKQLAALNCSVRDWIAKHVNTNPLCDLTPIFKDYEKYLTGIEQQLGGSGSRRSESEAKKMPLVTQSPSPFGAAELQRDSTLAFAGNKVEDTAEKPPDPPGGAAGASFNFGKKIDSSVLGSLNSGPLTAFSFSSGNSSLFGKELTQNKPVSSPFSTKMLEVQAEGGSSEYKGGDEEENDEPPKVVVTEVKEEDAFYSKKCKLFYKKDNEFKEKGVGTLHLKPTANQKTQLLVRADTNLGNILLNVLIPPNMPCSRTGKNNVLIVCVPNPPVDEKNATIPVTMLIRVKTGEDADELHKILLEKKDA